CCATTATGTTGCCTATTTCTTCTTTTCTGCCTATTACGAGGTAATTTTTTACAGGCATGTGTTTTTCGTAGATATTGTATTCTATTTTGTGTATTATTGGCAAGAGGGTTATTGTGTACAATAGATTGGTAAGGAAAAAGTATCTGTTGAAGTACTTACTGAGGAAGAAGTAGATAATTAGTATAACTATGAAACTCACAAGAGTTCCAACGGTGGTTTTTATTAGAGATTCTGTGTAACTTTTCATCGTTTCTGTGTCGTATGTTCTAAATGAGTATATCCCGAGGTATATTATTAGAGATGAGATTATTGAGATGGTTAATGGTAGGTTCAATATGAAGGCGTTCATAATGAATATGAGCGCTATGTCTAATAAGTGAACCGCTGCTTTTCGCATCTTCGAGTCAAACCCCCCGTTAGGTGTTGTGAATTGCTGTTTTGATAAAAGCCCTGTGGTTGTTTAAAATTAAATCTTAATTGTTGTTTTAAATTGAAATTGTGAAATTTTTTTGTTTTTCGAATTTATTATAGCATATTCTTTTAAAAAATCAACCGCTTGTTGAGTTAATTTTACTGAATGTTAATTAACGGGAGATTAAAACGGGGAGGGGGAGGGCTCCGCCCTGTGACCCTTTTTAAAAGCAGATTTTTTGTGAATTAATTTTTGTGGTTTTTATGTAAGCTATGCTTAGTTTTTGTTAGCGCCCTTCCCCCGCTGCCCACCCATGTGGAAGAGGGACCTGCGGTCCCTTTAATTCCCTAGTTCGATTATTTTGAAGCCCGTCCTTTTATGGGAGGGACCTACGGTCCCTTAAACTAGCAGGGGGAGGGCTTCGCCCTGTGACCCTTTTTAAAAGTAGATTTTTTGTGAATTAATTTTTGTGATTTTTTATGTAGGCTGTGCTTAGTTTTTGTTAGCGCCCTTCCCCCGCTGCCCACCCATGAGGAAAAGTATCTTTGTTAGCGCCCTTCCCCCGCTGCCCACCCATGTGGAAGAGGGACCTGCGGTCCCTTTAATTCCCTAGTTCGATCATAAGGAAGAAAATCTTTATTTCTTTATTCTGAAGCCCGCCCTTTTATGGAAGAGACTTGCAGTCTCTTAACTCCCGCTACCTACGCATGTGGAAAAGGGACCTGCGGTCCCTTAAACTGGGAGGGGGAGGGCTTCGCCCTGTGACCCTTTTTAAAAGTAGATTTTTTGTGAATTAATTTTTGTGCTTTTTATGTAAGTTTTGCTTAATCTTTGTCAGCGCCCTTCCCCCGCTCCCCACCCACAAGGAAGGAAATCTTTATTTCTTCATTTTGAAGCCCGCCCTTTTATGGAAGGAAAATTTATTCATAGCGTGTTAGTTCTTCTTCAACAATCATTACTTCTTCCAAGTTTCTTAGGTAAAAGGGGTATTCTTTTGGTACGTAGGGCATTTTTGCTTTTCTTTTTCCAATGTCGTTTTTTATTTTTAGTTGTACGAATTTTTTCATGTATCCTGTGAAGTTTCCTTTGAGATTGAAATTGTCTATTGCACATAGGAAGAGGTAGGTTAAGCTTTCAAAGCTGTCTTCAAAGTCTATGCCACAATTTTGGGTGAGTTTGATTGCTTCGTTGACAAGGAAGCCTTTGTATTTGGTGAATAGTGTTTCTTTTGATTTTTTGTCGCCTTTTTTGGAGAGTGTTACTAGTTCGTGGTCTGTTAGTTTGTTGTAGTTTTGATGGTTTATGGTGGTTTCCCCCTTTATTATTTATTAATCTATTCCCGCCCACCGCCCCTTGAGGTTTAAGGGGCTTCGCCCCTTATGATCCCTTTTTTCAAGCTTGAGATACTTTAGAGGAGTTAAAGGGCTTCGCCCTTTGTAATCCTACTGTAGGCTTTGCCTTTAGATTTTCGTCAATTTAAGAAATTTATTTTTATATCTATTCCCGCCCGCCACCCCTTGTGGTTTAAGGGGCTTCGCCCCTTATGATCCCTGTTTAAAGGCCTGATAGGTCTTTGTGGATTAAAGGGCTTCGCCCTTTGTAATCCTACTGTAGGCTTTGCCTTTAGATTTTCATCAATTTAAGAAATTTATTTTTATATCTATTCCCGCCCACCGCCCCTTTTGGAAGTATATTATACGTGCGTATACTAATATATCAAAAAAACTCATGCCCCGTCAAGAGGCATGAGTGTGTTTCTTTATTGAATGAGGTTGAATACTTCATTTGTCGTTGTTTCAACGATTTCTGCTTCGTCTACTTGTGCGGTTGTTGGTACTAATACGCCTATCAAGCTTTGCATTATTGGTTCTATTTCTGCTTGCGTTAGTGTTTCTAATACTCCGTCTACTGATAGGGTTTTGCTTTTTCCTTCTGCTGAGTCATAGAATTTCATTCTTAATCTTCTCATTCGCTATTTCCTCCTTTTTAGATTATTTCGTAGCTTTCGTTGAAGTAATAAACCGCGTTGGTGTTTTCACAGAGTGAGACTAATCCTTGTAAGGCGGTTTTTATGTCTGCTTCTACGTCTGTGAATAAGTCATAGCTTTTATACTTTTTTTCTTCTTTTCCGTCTACTATGCTTATCCATACTATCTTTGCTTTTCTTGATTCTAAGTTCATTGCCATATGTTACCACCTCCTGTGTGTTTGTGCTTCCTTAGACCCCTTCTGGGGCGTTTCCTGTTTTGTTTTGCCTTACTTCCCCGGGGAGAAATCATTTTATGCTTTTTCTGGTTTTGGAAATAGTAACGCTACTACTCCGTCAATGAGTATGGAGATTATTAGATCCATGATCGGAGAGTATTTGCCGATGGATTTGAGGAATTCTCTTACTGCGTTTAGAACGATTTCTTTTTTCTTTTTGCCGTTGCCAGGTACTTCCACCATTTTTACAAGGTCAGGTATTAGTCCTACTATTTCTTTCATTTTCTCACCTCCACTAATAGTATCCGTAAGAATACTTAAATTGTGGTAAATAATTGTTTACTATTATATCTATTCCCGCCCACCGCCCCTTGTGGAAGGGACTTCGCCCCTTCTGATCTCTGTTGAAAGGCCTGAGAGGCCTTTGTGGATTAAGGGACTTCGTCCCTTTTCGATCCCTTTTTTTTAAAACTTGAGGGAAGTTAAAGGACCGCGTCCTTTGTGATCTTGCTGAAGGCTTTGCCTTTAAGATTTATTATCTATTCCCGCCCGCCGCCCCTTATAAGGATTTCTTCTTTTTTTTGATTCTGTCGCCCATTATGTTGCCCACCGCCCTTTAAGGATTTCATTTTTTATTAGGATCGCCAACTCTTAGTGGGTTAATTTTTGGGACAGGTGGGTCAAAAATTGGGACAGTTTTGGGTCAAAATTTGACCCAGTTGTGGGTCAATTTTTGGGACACCCTATAAGGTTTTATGTTATTAATATAAATATATAAAAATATATAATATATTTTTTTTCATTTTGTAGGGAGAAATAAAAAGCGGATATTTATAGGGTTGCACCCTTTGTGATCCTGCTAAAGGCTGGGCAGCCTTAAAGGCTTTAGAGTTTTTTTTAAAATATTTTTATTAATCTATTCCCGCCCACCGCCCCTTAAGGATTTTTTTTTAGATTTTTTGCAGATATTACTATTGGGAAGGAAAAATTTTTAGAATGCTGAGGTGATTTTGTGAATGTTTTTAATCTTTTGAACAATTTTTTTAGAGAAGATGCGAGGGAGAAGGTTTCTTCTTCTGCCACAAAGCTTTATTTCTTTTTGATTTATGAGGCTAATAAGAGTTATTGGGAGGGACCTTTGATGCTTTCTGTTAGAAGGCTTTCTTCACTTCTTTCTTTTAGCAAGAATACCGTTTCTAAGTCTTTGAGCGAACTTGAGGATAGGGGATTGATTATTTGCTATCCGCAAAAAGGGAACAGCCTTACGGCAAAGAAGGATGACGGCCTCACGGCAAATGAGGAAAATAGCTTCACGGTGAACAAGAGAGACAGCCTTACAGCGAGCAGGAAAGACAGTCTCGCCGCGGCAAACAATGAAGGTGGACTTTTGGTGAACAAGGAAGACAGCCTCACGGCAGATGTGGAGGGTAAAGGGGCTAGTTCTAGTGCTTTTTGGTTTGCTGATTTGCAATTAAGAGAGACGGCCTCATGGCAAACAAGGGGAACAGCCTCGCAGGAAATGAGGAAGGGGAAAAAAGAGGTTTGCGATAAGGGAGAGAGCAAATATGCCAAATTCTTCTGAGAAGCGTTGTTTTTGTAAGGATCCTTGGAATTGCCCAACACATGGGATTTTAGGCAATAATTATATGTGTTCGATATACATGAATTATTTGAATGGGAGTAGGAATTACAGGGATATTTCTCCAAAGATTTACCTTGATGCGTCGTTTGATAATTTTCTTGCATTGAATGAGTATTTGAAGAATGGTTTAACGAAGTGCCGTTATTTCGTTGAGGAGAAGTTGTGGGAAAAGGGTGTTGGTTTGATACTGTACGGAGGGTACGGTACAGGGAAGAGTAGGCTAGGGTTTACTGTGTTGAAAGAGGCGGCTGTTATCGGTTGTAGTATTGGTGTTTTGGATGTATTGAGGGATTTTGAGAATTTTGAGGGTGCTGATGTCGCTATTAAGAGAGCTCTTGAATCTGATTTGATTTTTATAGACGATCTTGGTGCCAAAGGGTATGATTGGATTGGGCAGAAGATAAGAATTGTTATAGACGAGGTGAATAGAAAC
This DNA window, taken from Petrotoga miotherma DSM 10691, encodes the following:
- a CDS encoding ATP-binding protein; the encoded protein is MPNSSEKRCFCKDPWNCPTHGILGNNYMCSIYMNYLNGSRNYRDISPKIYLDASFDNFLALNEYLKNGLTKCRYFVEEKLWEKGVGLILYGGYGTGKSRLGFTVLKEAAVIGCSIGVLDVLRDFENFEGADVAIKRALESDLIFIDDLGAKGYDWIGQKIRIVIDEVNRNQKSVIISTNLNPKELVNFLDDRTVSRLIEIVPKEGLIYLGEEDFRVKKREEKVAYFEQIR
- a CDS encoding DUF2922 domain-containing protein, with translation MRRLRMKFYDSAEGKSKTLSVDGVLETLTQAEIEPIMQSLIGVLVPTTAQVDEAEIVETTTNEVFNLIQ